The genome window CCGGGTCATCATGATCAAGCTGGCTGACCGTTTGCACAACATGCGAACTTTGCGGCACATGTCAGAAGAAAAGCAGCGGGAAATTTCCGATGAGACGCTGGAGATTTTCGCACCACTGGCTCACCGCTTGGGGATCGCGTCTGTCAAATGGGAGCTGGAAGACACATCCCTTCGCTACTTGAATCCCCAACAGTACTACCGGATCGTCAATCTGATGCAGAAGAAGCGGGTAGAGCGCGAAGCCTATCTGAACGAAGCCTCTGATACGATCCGCGAGAAATTGGGCGAGCTGAATATCGAGGCGGAGATCTCCGGCAGACCGAAGCACATCTACAGCATCTACAAGAAGATGACGAAGCAAAACAAGCAGTTCAACGAGATTTACGACCTGCTTGCCCTGCGCATCATCGTGAATGACATCCGCGACTGCTATGCGGTCCTGGGGATTGTCCATACCTTGTGGAAGCCGATGCCGGGACGCTTCAAAGACTATATTGCAATGCCGAAAACCAACATGTACCAGTCCTTGCATACGACGGTGATCGGACCAAAAGGCGAACCGCTGGAAGTGCAAATCCGCACGTGGGATATGCATCAGACGGCAGAGATCGGGATCGCGGCTCACTGGGCCTACAAAGAGGGCAAAAATGTCGTGCAAGGCTCGTTCGCCGAGAAGCTGGGCAATCTGCGTGAGATGATCGAAGGCGGCTCTGAAGAAGCGCCAAACGCTCAGGAATTCATGGAAAGCCTCAAGCAAGACCTGTTCTCGGATACGGTATTCGTTTTCACACCAAAAGGCGATGTCGTAGAGCTCCCGAAAGGCTCCGTGCCGCTCGACTTCTCCTACCGGATTCACTCCGCTGTCGGAAATCGAACGATCGGTGCGAAAGTGAACGGCAAGATCGTGCCGCTCGACTATGCGATGAAGACCGGAGATATCATTGAAATTCTGACCTCCAAGCATTCGTACGGACCGAGCCAGGATTGGCTCAAGATGGCGAAGTCCGCGCATGCCCGCAACAAAATCAAGCAATGGTTCAAGAAAGAGAAGCGCGAAGAAAACGTCGCAAAAGGGCAGCAGATGGTGGAAGCTGAGGTCAAGGCCCGCAGCTTTGACATCAAGGAAGCGATGACGGAGGCAAACCTGAAGGAAGCAGCGGCGCGGTTCAACTTCCAGGGGGCCGAGGACATGTTCGCAGCGGTCGGCTACGGTGGAATCACCGCTTCGCAAATCGTGACTCGTCTGGTCGACAAGCTGCGTCGGGAGCGGGAAGAGCAGAATCCAGTCATCCCTGAATACAAGCCGAATCCCGCCCAGCATGCTGGAAAGAGCGAATCCGGGGTCAAAGTACGCGGTGTAGACAACCTGTTGGTACGTATATCCCGCTGCTGTACGCCGGTCCCAGGTGACCAGATCATCGGGTTCATCACGAGAGGCCGCGGTGTTTCCGTGCATAGGCTCGACTGCCCGAATGTGCTGACAGATGAATGCACGG of Brevibacillus choshinensis contains these proteins:
- a CDS encoding RelA/SpoT family protein — encoded protein: MITGIDEVVKKASTYLSETDLDLITRAYQLADQAHEGQVRKSGVPYIMHPIAVAGILANLHMDAVTIAAGFLHDVVEDTEITLDYLREQFGPDVALLVDGVTKLEKIKYKSKEEQLAENHRKMLIAMAQDIRVIMIKLADRLHNMRTLRHMSEEKQREISDETLEIFAPLAHRLGIASVKWELEDTSLRYLNPQQYYRIVNLMQKKRVEREAYLNEASDTIREKLGELNIEAEISGRPKHIYSIYKKMTKQNKQFNEIYDLLALRIIVNDIRDCYAVLGIVHTLWKPMPGRFKDYIAMPKTNMYQSLHTTVIGPKGEPLEVQIRTWDMHQTAEIGIAAHWAYKEGKNVVQGSFAEKLGNLREMIEGGSEEAPNAQEFMESLKQDLFSDTVFVFTPKGDVVELPKGSVPLDFSYRIHSAVGNRTIGAKVNGKIVPLDYAMKTGDIIEILTSKHSYGPSQDWLKMAKSAHARNKIKQWFKKEKREENVAKGQQMVEAEVKARSFDIKEAMTEANLKEAAARFNFQGAEDMFAAVGYGGITASQIVTRLVDKLRREREEQNPVIPEYKPNPAQHAGKSESGVKVRGVDNLLVRISRCCTPVPGDQIIGFITRGRGVSVHRLDCPNVLTDECTERLIDVEWDTDFKHNFNVEIEITGNDRSGLLNDVLQVVAETKTNIAAVSGKADKNRVATIHMTISISNVDHLQKVVERIKRIKDIYSVRRILST